A single region of the Eulemur rufifrons isolate Redbay chromosome 8, OSU_ERuf_1, whole genome shotgun sequence genome encodes:
- the GJA5 gene encoding gap junction alpha-5 protein, translating into MGDWSFLGEFLEEVHKHSTVIGKVWLTVLFIFRMLVLGTAAESSWGDEQADFQCDTMQPGCENVCYDQAFPISHIRYWVLQIIFVSTPSLVYMGHAMHTVRMQEKRKLREAEKAKEVQGTGSYEYPVGKAELSCWEEVNGKIVLQGNLLNTYVCSILIRTTMEVAFIVGQYLLYGIFLNTLHVCRRSPCPHPVNCYVSRPTEKNVFIVFMLAVAGLSLFLSLAELYHLGWKKIRQRFAKSRQGIAECQLPGPSAGMVQSCTPPPDFNRCLENGPGGKFFNPFSNNMASQQNTDNLATEQVRGQEQIPGEGFIHIHYGQKPEVPNGASPGHCLPHGYHSDKRRLSKASSKARSDDLSV; encoded by the coding sequence ATGGGTGACTGGAGCTTCCTGGGAGAGTTCCTGGAGGAAGTGCACAAGCATTCCACGGTGATCGGCAAGGTCTGGCTCACCGTCCTTTTCATATTCCGCATGCTTGTGCTCGGCACGGCTGCCGAGTCTTCCTGGGGGGATGAGCAGGCTGACTTCCAGTGTGATACGATGCAGCCCGGCTGCGAGAACGTCTGCTATGACCAAGCCTTCCCCATCTCCCACATCCGCTACTGGGTGCTGCAGATCATCTTCGTCTCCACGCCCTCCCTGGTGTACATGGGCCACGCCATGCACACGGTGCGCATGCAGGAGAAGCGGAAGCTACGCGAGGCTGAGAAGGCCAAAGAGGTCCAGGGCACTGGCTCTTATGAGTACCCggtggggaaggcagagctgTCCTGCTGGGAGGAAGTGAATGGAAAGATTGTCCTCCAGGGCAATCTGCTCAACACTTATGTCTGCAGCATCCTGATCCGCACCACCATGGAGGTGGCCTTCATTGTGGGCCAGTATCTCCTCTATGGGATCTTCCTGAACACCCTGCATGTGTGCCGTAGgagtccctgtccccacccagtCAACTGTTATGTATCCCGGCCCACGGAGAAGAATGTCTTCATTGTCTTCATGCTGGCTGTGGCTGGACTGTCCCTCTTCCTTAGCCTTGCTGAACTCTACCACTTGGGGTGGAAGAAGATCAGACAGAGATTTGCAAAGTCGAGACAGGGCATAGCTGAGTGCCAGCTTCCTGGCCCCTCTGCAGGCATGGTCCAGAGCTGCACACCACCCCCTGACTTCAACCGGTGCCTGGAGAATGGCCCTGGGGGAAAATTCTTCAATCCCTTCAGTAACAACATGGCCTCCCAGCAGAATACAGACAATCTGGCCACTGAGCAAGTGCGAGGCCAGGAGCAGATTCCTGGGGAGGGCTTTATCCACATTCATTACGGCCAGAAGCCTGAGGTGCCCAATGGGGCCTCACCAGGTCACTGTCTCCCCCATGGCTACCACAGTGACAAGCGTCGTCTTAGCAAGGCTAGCAGCAAGGCCAGGTCAGATGATCTATCAGTGTGA